A part of bacterium genomic DNA contains:
- a CDS encoding type II toxin-antitoxin system VapC family toxin, whose amino-acid sequence MKKNIYIETTVVSYLTAKPSRDILIAGHQETTRELWDKLSSKYKTYVSALVFQEAGRGDPDQAKLRLAAIDSFPMLDIDDEARSLAEKIVVKKGVPREYPEDALHIAVAAVNGIEVIITWNFAHLNNPFTRKKVRKIIEAEGYNCPEICSPEELLEVEK is encoded by the coding sequence ATGAAGAAGAATATCTATATAGAAACCACAGTGGTGAGTTATCTGACTGCCAAACCAAGCAGAGATATATTGATTGCCGGGCATCAAGAGACCACTCGTGAACTTTGGGATAAATTATCATCGAAATATAAGACTTATGTATCTGCACTCGTGTTTCAAGAAGCAGGAAGAGGCGATCCCGATCAAGCAAAGTTGAGACTTGCAGCTATTGATAGCTTTCCTATGCTCGATATTGATGATGAGGCGAGATCTCTTGCAGAAAAGATCGTTGTGAAAAAAGGAGTCCCAAGGGAATATCCGGAAGATGCCCTTCATATCGCCGTTGCAGCGGTTAATGGCATAGAAGTTATCATCACTTGGAATTTTGCACATCTTAATAATCCCTTTACTCGTAAGAAGGTAAGAAAGATTATTGAAGCTGAGGGTTACAACTGTCCCGAGATATGCTCGCCTGAAGAACTACTGGAGGTCGAAAAATGA
- a CDS encoding ABC transporter substrate-binding protein, translated as MNKDPIIWVILKAILFFGFCGLSLWFSSKIVDRFNEKIEPFAYPQRIISLGPALTEQLYLLGVEDRLVGCTVYCKKPKEAESKEKVGTIIEVNLEKVVDLKPDLVLATSLTDPKAKEKLKDLGIKVACFPQAKNFSQMCDHFLGLGRLVGKDKEAKKITNSAKDKVAAIKEKVKNLPKPEVFIQIGAKPLFAATGRSFINDFIEFAGGINMAKEAKEGIYSREEVLKKDPEVIIIVTMGIVGEKEKEIWQSYQTLKAVKKGRIYIVDSYQFCSPTPVSFVEALEEMAGLLHPELYPHQTQ; from the coding sequence ATGAACAAAGACCCAATTATATGGGTAATCTTAAAAGCGATACTTTTTTTCGGCTTTTGTGGGCTATCCCTTTGGTTTTCCTCAAAAATAGTCGATCGTTTTAATGAGAAGATAGAGCCGTTTGCTTATCCTCAAAGAATTATCTCGCTTGGGCCGGCTCTAACCGAGCAGCTTTATTTATTGGGAGTGGAAGATAGATTAGTGGGTTGCACCGTATATTGTAAAAAACCAAAGGAGGCGGAGAGTAAAGAAAAGGTCGGCACCATAATAGAGGTTAATTTGGAAAAGGTGGTCGATCTTAAACCTGACTTAGTCCTGGCCACCTCTTTAACCGATCCAAAGGCCAAAGAAAAGCTGAAAGATTTAGGGATAAAAGTGGCCTGTTTTCCTCAGGCAAAAAATTTCAGCCAGATGTGTGATCATTTTTTAGGATTAGGCCGACTGGTGGGGAAGGATAAAGAGGCGAAAAAGATTACCAATAGCGCCAAAGACAAAGTGGCCGCTATAAAAGAGAAGGTGAAAAACTTACCCAAGCCTGAAGTCTTCATCCAGATAGGGGCCAAACCTTTATTTGCCGCCACGGGCCGCTCTTTTATTAATGATTTTATCGAATTTGCCGGCGGGATAAATATGGCTAAAGAGGCCAAAGAGGGTATTTACAGTAGAGAGGAGGTATTAAAAAAAGATCCAGAGGTAATAATTATTGTCACTATGGGGATTGTGGGAGAGAAAGAGAAAGAAATCTGGCAGAGCTACCAGACCTTGAAGGCGGTGAAGAAGGGCAGAATTTATATTGTTGATTCTTACCAGTTCTGTAGTCCTACGCCCGTAAGCTTCGTCGAGGCTTTAGAGGAGATGGCCGGCCTCTTGCATCCGGAGTTGTATCCCCACCAGACCCAATGA
- a CDS encoding iron ABC transporter permease has translation MNKKIIRWIIWILLLGGTLGGISIFSLCLGSAGIPVKDIIPLIFEGRGTTEYSILFDIRLPRILLGLAIGGALSLAGVILQGMFRNPLVEPYTLGISGGAALGVCLNIVLGLNSRGGILSIPVSGFLGAVMVILLVYSLSMRKGILKIQGLLLTGVMISFISSSLIMFIMAVSRTEDLHGIVFWIMGSLEEPNWFLIKAALLVSLLGMGIAYLFCWDLNALSLGEEDALHLGINTERTKRLLFVLASVLTGCSVSVAGIIGFVGLVVPHFGRMLAGGDHRILLVTAYLAGGAFLVLCDTLARTIISPLELPVGVITGIVGGSLFVYALTKRQVALGGK, from the coding sequence ATGAACAAAAAAATAATTCGCTGGATTATCTGGATATTACTTTTAGGAGGAACCCTTGGCGGGATAAGTATTTTTTCCCTCTGCCTCGGTTCAGCCGGCATCCCGGTTAAGGACATCATCCCTTTAATCTTTGAAGGCAGAGGCACTACTGAATACAGCATCCTTTTTGATATCCGCTTGCCCCGCATTCTCCTGGGTTTGGCCATAGGTGGCGCCTTAAGCTTAGCCGGCGTGATCCTTCAAGGGATGTTTCGTAATCCCTTAGTTGAGCCATATACTTTAGGGATTTCAGGGGGAGCCGCTTTGGGTGTCTGTTTAAATATTGTTTTGGGATTAAATTCAAGAGGAGGGATTCTATCTATCCCGGTCAGCGGATTTTTAGGCGCGGTGATGGTTATCCTGCTGGTTTATTCTTTAAGCATGAGAAAAGGCATCTTAAAGATTCAAGGGCTTCTCCTTACCGGAGTAATGATAAGTTTTATCTCTTCATCTTTGATTATGTTTATCATGGCTGTCTCTCGCACCGAAGACCTTCACGGCATAGTTTTCTGGATAATGGGCTCTTTAGAAGAACCCAATTGGTTTCTGATAAAAGCTGCCCTGTTAGTCTCTCTTTTGGGCATGGGCATTGCCTATCTTTTCTGTTGGGACCTTAATGCCCTCTCTTTGGGAGAAGAAGATGCCCTCCATTTGGGCATAAATACGGAAAGAACCAAGCGGCTCCTTTTTGTTCTTGCTTCAGTCCTTACCGGTTGCAGCGTATCTGTGGCCGGAATAATTGGATTTGTAGGGTTGGTGGTGCCTCATTTCGGGAGGATGTTGGCCGGAGGCGACCATCGTATACTCCTGGTGACGGCTTATCTGGCAGGCGGGGCATTTCTTGTGCTCTGCGACACCTTAGCTCGAACCATAATTTCGCCTTTGGAGTTGCCCGTAGGGGTGATTACAGGTATAGTAGGCGGGAGTCTTTTTGTTTATGCCCTGACCAAGAGGCAGGTCGCCCTGGGGGGGAAATAG
- a CDS encoding ABC transporter ATP-binding protein, whose amino-acid sequence MLWIKNLTCGYDSRAVLQEINLSLKSGELIGIIGPNGSGKTTLLRAITRVLKPMRGVVLFEGKDIRQMGLKELAKKVAVVSQGSEAKGMTVEEFVLLGRIPYYEKFQFLETKRDMEMAQRCMGLTDTGRFKDRLMEEISGGERQLALIARALTQEPALLLLDEPTTHLDITHQVGILDLVKKLNRELGLTVIMVLHDLNLAGEYCDRLVLINEGRIHKDGRPEEVLNYQTIEEVYRTVVVVEKNPISSKPYVLIVSEEERQKYN is encoded by the coding sequence GTGCTTTGGATAAAAAATCTAACCTGTGGATATGATTCCAGGGCCGTTCTACAAGAGATCAATCTTAGCCTAAAATCCGGCGAGCTTATCGGAATAATCGGTCCGAATGGCTCAGGGAAAACTACCCTTCTTCGGGCAATAACGCGGGTGCTTAAGCCGATGAGGGGGGTAGTTCTCTTTGAAGGGAAAGATATCCGGCAGATGGGACTCAAGGAGCTGGCTAAGAAGGTCGCCGTAGTTTCTCAAGGCTCTGAGGCCAAGGGAATGACGGTCGAAGAATTCGTCCTTTTAGGAAGGATTCCATATTATGAGAAGTTTCAATTTCTTGAGACAAAAAGGGATATGGAGATGGCCCAAAGGTGTATGGGCTTAACGGATACTGGCCGGTTTAAAGACCGGCTTATGGAAGAGATAAGCGGCGGCGAAAGACAACTGGCCCTTATTGCCCGCGCCTTGACCCAGGAGCCGGCGTTGCTTTTATTGGATGAGCCGACGACGCATTTAGATATCACCCATCAGGTAGGCATCCTGGACCTGGTAAAGAAGCTGAATAGAGAATTGGGGCTTACCGTAATTATGGTTTTGCATGACCTTAATTTAGCCGGCGAATATTGTGATCGGTTAGTGCTTATTAATGAAGGACGCATTCATAAAGATGGACGGCCTGAGGAGGTTCTGAACTATCAGACTATTGAAGAGGTTTACCGGACCGTGGTGGTCGTCGAAAAAAATCCTATTTCTTCTAAGCCCTATGTGTTGATAGTTTCTGAGGAAGAAAGACAGAAATATAATTAA
- a CDS encoding TonB-dependent receptor, whose protein sequence is MRKNILILAGILLVSLGSQAGGFPITVKDDLGREITIPGPPQRIVSLVPSHTEILFALGLEQKVVGVTDYCNYPQKAQAKDKVGGWATFLKQAEVTEEGIFELDEVVVTAGRRPQLLADIPVSTTLVTREDIETANALNVAEVIQQTAGVKVNSYGAMGAATTVTLRGSDAKQVLVLVDGRPVNTASLGTADLSMYPPDNIAKIEVIRGPFSALYGANALGGVVNIITQNAPQKPRWELNASYGEDQIYRLSYGNKFRDIGGLFTLSHQWSDGHRENSDCKGYQFTGRLDYDLGNDSAFALSAGHSEQKKGVPGSTSWPSPNARQDDQRTWADFTCRREGKRSDLLFKAYFNRDWGNYRDPDAWGGPTDDVNINSRLGLNWQQDINFKETNIFTWGIDLQNDRADIQAIGEEKKLNNYALYLQDELNLLDLLTVTPGLRYDHHDIYGSQVNPRLSCLYQLNEQTDLRVSGGRAFRAPTVNDLYWPGGGNPDLKPEKSVGYEIGAEHLFSFGLLTRATFFSSEVEELMTWVPVPGDETHWHVVNVGQTKISGAEAEVKMKLPQNISAGITYTYLEATDKETDKYLRYKPRHKAGLSLGYESTSGLRINISADYTDSVFSDKSNIERLNSYTLLNAHISQGLGRDVELFLSGNNLLDEEYYLYEGYPMPGRALYGGIKARF, encoded by the coding sequence ATGAGAAAGAATATCTTGATTTTAGCGGGAATTTTATTAGTTAGCTTAGGGAGTCAGGCCGGTGGCTTTCCCATTACGGTAAAGGATGACCTGGGAAGAGAGATAACCATCCCCGGGCCTCCCCAGCGGATTGTATCTTTAGTGCCATCCCATACCGAGATACTTTTTGCCCTGGGTCTGGAGCAAAAAGTGGTTGGCGTAACCGACTATTGCAATTATCCTCAAAAAGCACAGGCTAAAGACAAAGTAGGCGGCTGGGCTACGTTTTTAAAGCAAGCTGAGGTGACGGAGGAGGGGATATTTGAGTTAGATGAAGTGGTGGTTACGGCCGGGAGGAGACCGCAGTTGCTGGCGGATATTCCGGTAAGCACTACTCTCGTAACCAGAGAAGACATCGAGACCGCTAATGCCCTGAATGTGGCTGAGGTCATCCAACAGACAGCCGGGGTAAAAGTGAACAGCTACGGGGCAATGGGGGCAGCTACTACGGTTACGCTGCGTGGATCAGATGCCAAGCAAGTTTTGGTATTAGTAGACGGAAGGCCGGTTAATACTGCCTCTCTGGGGACGGCCGATTTAAGCATGTATCCCCCAGATAATATTGCCAAAATCGAGGTCATCCGGGGGCCATTTTCGGCCCTTTACGGGGCCAATGCCCTGGGTGGGGTAGTCAATATCATCACTCAAAATGCCCCTCAAAAACCAAGGTGGGAGCTTAATGCCTCTTACGGAGAAGATCAAATTTACCGGTTAAGTTACGGAAACAAATTTAGAGATATCGGCGGCCTTTTTACTCTAAGCCACCAGTGGTCTGACGGACACCGGGAGAATAGTGACTGTAAAGGGTATCAGTTTACAGGCAGATTGGACTATGATCTCGGGAATGATTCAGCCTTCGCTTTGTCGGCCGGTCATTCGGAACAAAAAAAAGGTGTGCCCGGCTCTACTTCCTGGCCAAGCCCTAACGCCCGGCAAGATGACCAGCGAACATGGGCAGACTTTACTTGCCGCAGAGAAGGTAAGAGATCTGATTTACTATTCAAGGCATACTTTAACCGGGATTGGGGAAATTACAGAGATCCTGATGCCTGGGGCGGGCCGACGGATGACGTCAATATAAATTCCCGGCTGGGCTTGAACTGGCAACAGGATATTAATTTCAAGGAGACTAATATCTTCACCTGGGGAATAGACCTGCAAAATGACCGGGCTGATATCCAGGCGATCGGTGAGGAGAAGAAGCTAAATAACTATGCCCTCTATCTTCAGGATGAGTTAAATCTCCTGGATTTGTTAACCGTCACACCAGGGTTAAGATATGACCATCACGATATCTATGGCAGCCAGGTCAATCCCCGCTTGAGCTGTCTTTACCAACTAAACGAGCAGACCGATCTAAGGGTCTCTGGCGGCCGGGCCTTCAGGGCGCCGACGGTTAATGACCTTTACTGGCCAGGGGGAGGGAATCCTGATCTAAAACCGGAGAAATCTGTTGGATATGAGATCGGCGCCGAGCATCTATTCAGTTTCGGACTGTTAACCAGGGCGACATTTTTTAGTAGTGAGGTGGAGGAACTGATGACCTGGGTGCCGGTGCCTGGAGATGAGACGCACTGGCATGTGGTAAATGTAGGCCAGACTAAAATCAGTGGAGCTGAAGCCGAGGTAAAGATGAAGCTGCCCCAAAATATTTCCGCTGGCATCACCTACACTTACCTGGAAGCCACCGATAAAGAAACCGATAAGTATCTGCGATATAAGCCCAGGCATAAGGCAGGATTATCCCTTGGATATGAGAGCACTTCAGGGCTAAGAATAAATATATCCGCTGACTACACGGATAGCGTCTTTAGTGATAAATCAAATATCGAAAGGCTAAATAGTTACACTTTGCTTAATGCCCACATTTCCCAAGGGCTGGGCCGGGATGTGGAGCTATTTTTATCCGGCAATAATCTTCTGGATGAAGAATATTATCTCTACGAAGGGTATCCTATGCCGGGTAGGGCTCTTTACGGGGGAATAAAAGCCAGGTTTTAA
- a CDS encoding phosphate-starvation-inducible PsiE family protein has translation MRKMITDCTRRLLLTIDDIIHIIIAIFLVAAAFFVLYKAALNLVQPTVESILTMISDLFFVLIIMELLWMVIRYLKRLGFSLRPFIFIGIISSIRGILILEAKMAVGLQEEGSDYLLKLGTNVILVLIFVICLWLLSKMQPIDKDE, from the coding sequence ATGAGAAAAATGATAACGGATTGCACCAGAAGATTACTTCTTACCATTGATGACATCATCCATATCATCATTGCTATCTTTCTGGTAGCGGCAGCCTTTTTTGTTTTATATAAGGCGGCCCTTAACCTTGTTCAGCCAACGGTGGAGTCAATCCTGACTATGATAAGCGATCTTTTCTTTGTGCTTATTATTATGGAACTGCTCTGGATGGTGATCAGATACCTGAAGAGACTGGGCTTTTCCCTTCGACCATTTATCTTTATCGGAATTATCTCCAGTATCAGAGGGATACTTATCTTAGAAGCGAAGATGGCCGTAGGCCTTCAGGAAGAAGGAAGTGACTACTTGTTGAAACTGGGCACAAATGTTATTCTTGTGCTTATCTTTGTTATATGCCTCTGGCTTTTATCTAAGATGCAACCAATAGATAAGGATGAATAG
- a CDS encoding cobyric acid synthase — protein sequence MTRKAKAIMICGTGSHVGKSVIAMALCRILSQDGFKVAPFKAQNMALNSAVTKEGGEIGRAQFVQAEAARAEPTVDMNPILLKPVSNNGSQVIVQGRPVGNMTARQYYSYRQKALEAVRESFGRLASEYEAIVLEGAGSPAEINLRGKDIVNMEMARLANAPVILVGDIERGGVFASLVGTLELLSPQDRQRIKGIIINKFRGDIEILKPGLKMLEQRTGVAVLGVLPYHAWLKMGEEDSLVLEEENPKSEIRNPKPDLIDIAVIRLPHLSNFTDFDPLRREPSLSVRYVADIHSLGYPDMIILPGTKTTLKDMLFLKTSGLDIQIKAIAEEGVWVVGICGGFQMMGREMHDPDQVESTLTHTSGLGLLDLSTTFDREKTTHQVKACLRLEAETIWSRFSTMNPGHLFEEGRELTGYEIHAGRTELGDGTAPLFEILERSGEKVNLPEGAISPKLNCWGTYIHGLFDHDGFRLGLINMLRGQKGLALLEPANHFSFESAKDLYYDRLAELVRANCEMDLIYSTLAF from the coding sequence ATGACCAGGAAAGCTAAGGCGATAATGATCTGCGGAACCGGTTCCCACGTAGGCAAATCGGTGATTGCTATGGCCCTGTGTCGTATTCTATCTCAGGATGGCTTTAAGGTCGCCCCTTTCAAGGCCCAGAATATGGCCCTGAATTCAGCCGTAACTAAAGAAGGGGGCGAGATCGGCCGGGCCCAATTCGTTCAGGCGGAAGCCGCCAGGGCAGAGCCTACGGTTGATATGAATCCTATCCTCCTCAAGCCGGTAAGTAATAATGGCTCTCAGGTGATAGTCCAGGGAAGACCGGTGGGAAATATGACGGCCAGGCAATATTACTCTTATCGCCAAAAGGCCCTGGAAGCCGTCAGAGAATCCTTTGGCCGGCTGGCTTCAGAATATGAGGCCATCGTCCTGGAAGGAGCCGGCAGCCCAGCCGAAATAAACCTTCGGGGCAAAGACATCGTTAATATGGAGATGGCCCGCCTGGCCAATGCCCCGGTGATCCTGGTGGGTGATATTGAACGGGGCGGGGTATTTGCCTCTCTGGTAGGGACGTTAGAATTACTTTCACCTCAGGATAGACAGAGAATAAAGGGCATTATTATCAACAAATTCAGGGGAGACATAGAGATTTTAAAGCCGGGTCTCAAGATGCTGGAGCAGCGGACCGGTGTGGCTGTCTTAGGGGTGCTGCCTTATCATGCCTGGCTCAAGATGGGCGAAGAGGATTCACTGGTCTTAGAAGAGGAAAACCCGAAATCCGAAATCCGAAACCCGAAACCGGATTTAATCGATATTGCTGTTATCAGGCTGCCCCATCTTTCTAACTTTACTGATTTTGATCCCTTGAGGCGGGAGCCGTCTCTTTCGGTGCGTTACGTGGCTGATATTCATTCGCTGGGCTATCCGGATATGATTATTTTGCCCGGGACAAAAACCACCTTGAAGGATATGCTCTTTTTAAAGACATCCGGCCTGGATATTCAGATTAAGGCCATAGCCGAAGAGGGGGTATGGGTGGTGGGCATCTGCGGTGGGTTTCAGATGATGGGCCGGGAGATGCATGATCCGGATCAAGTGGAATCAACTTTAACCCATACCTCTGGCTTAGGTCTCCTGGACCTAAGCACCACCTTTGACCGGGAAAAGACGACGCATCAAGTTAAAGCCTGCCTGAGGCTTGAGGCGGAGACGATCTGGTCTCGTTTTTCGACTATGAATCCCGGCCATCTTTTTGAGGAAGGGAGAGAACTAACTGGTTATGAGATCCATGCCGGTCGGACCGAATTGGGCGACGGAACAGCGCCTCTATTTGAAATCCTGGAGCGGTCAGGAGAAAAAGTAAATCTTCCGGAAGGTGCCATCAGCCCTAAGCTGAACTGTTGGGGCACCTATATTCACGGCCTTTTTGACCACGACGGTTTCCGTCTTGGTCTAATTAACATGCTTCGGGGCCAAAAGGGCCTCGCCCTCCTTGAGCCGGCAAATCACTTCTCTTTCGAATCGGCCAAAGACCTTTATTATGACCGCCTGGCTGAACTGGTCAGAGCCAACTGTGAGATGGACCTTATCTATTCCACTCTTGCCTTTTAA